A single region of the Vicia villosa cultivar HV-30 ecotype Madison, WI linkage group LG4, Vvil1.0, whole genome shotgun sequence genome encodes:
- the LOC131599738 gene encoding universal stress protein PHOS34, protein MAGSRRLGVAMDFSPCSIKALQWMVDNIVREGDTIILIIINPEEYEHGEMQLWAVTGSPLTPLAEFSASDSVLSKKYGINPNQEAIKISTAAIEQKKVAVLVKIYWGDAREKLCESIDHIPLDSLTMGNRGLGSLRRAIMGSVSNYVVNNAACPVTVVKSSDHNHH, encoded by the exons ATGGCAGGTTCAAGGAGATTGGGTGTAGCCATGGATTTCTCTCCATGCAGCATCAAGGCTTTGCAATGGATGGTGGATAACATTGTTAGAGAAGGTGACACCATCATTCTTATTATCATTAATCCAGAAGAGTACGAACATGGTGAAATGCAGCTATGGGCTGTTACAGGTTCAC CTCTCACACCTCTGGCCGAGTTCTCCGCTTCTGATTCTGTACTGTCAAAGAAATATGGAATCAATCCAAATCAAGAAGCGATTAAGATTTCCACAGCTGCTATAGAACAGAAAAAG GTTGCTGTACTTGTGAAGATCTATTGGGGAGATGCTCGTGAGAAATTATGTGAATCAATTGATCACATACCTCTTGATAGTCTTACCATGGGAAACAGAGGCCTTGGATCCCTCAGAAG ggccaTAATGGGGAGTGTCAGCAACTATGTAGTGAATAATGCAGCATGTCCCGTTACTGTGGTTAAGAGTTCGGACCATAACCACcattaa